One Carassius gibelio isolate Cgi1373 ecotype wild population from Czech Republic chromosome B18, carGib1.2-hapl.c, whole genome shotgun sequence DNA segment encodes these proteins:
- the idh2 gene encoding isocitrate dehydrogenase [NADP], mitochondrial: MAGYLKVLSSLTRSAATLSKSPAVLAPASCQSLQQRNYADKRIKVAKPVVEMDGDEMTRIIWEFIKEKLILTNVDVELKYFDLGLPYRDQTNDQVTIDSALATQKYNVAVKCATITPDEARVEEFKLKNMWKSPNGTIRNILGGTVFREPIICKNIPRLVPGWTQPITIGRHAHGDQYKATDFVVSQPGKFKMVFSPADGSKAKEWEVFDFPGGGCGMGMYNTDESITGFAHSCFQYAIQKKWPLYLSTKNTILKAYDGRFKDIFEDIYEKNYKSEFDKLKIWYEHRLIDDMVAQVLKSSGAFVWACKNYDGDVQSDILAQGFGSLGLMTSVLVCPDGKTIEAEAAHGTVTRHYREHQKGRPTSTNPIASIFAWTRGLEHRGKLDGNPDLIKFSQTLERVCVETVESGVMTKDLAGCIHGLANCKLNEHYVNTTDFLDAIKTNLDKALGK; encoded by the exons atggCAGGTTACTTGAAGGTCCTCAGCTCTCTCACTAGGTCCGCGGCCACTCTATCCAAATCCCCCGCCGTTCTTGCTCCAGCTTCTTGCCAGAGTTTGCAACAGAGGAACT ATGCCGATAAACGTATCAAGGTGGCAAAACCGGTGGTGGAGATGGACGGAGATGAGATGACCAGGATCATCTGGGAGTTCATCAAAGAAAAG CTCATTCTGACCAATGTGGATGTGGAGCTGAAGTACTTTGACCTGGGTCTTCCTTACCGTGACCAGACTAATGACCAAGTCACAATCGACTCTGCTTTAGCTACCCAGAAATACAATGTTGCTGTGAAATGCGCCACCATTACACCTGACGAAGCTAGGGTCGAAG AGTTCAAGCTGAAGAATATGTGGAAGAGCCCTAACGGAACCATCAGGAACATTCTGGGCGGCACGGTCTTCCGTGAGCCAATCATATGCAAGAACATTCCCAGACTTGTTCCTGGCTGGACACAGCCCATCACCATTGGCAGGCATGCCCACGGTGACCAG TACAAAGCAACAGATTTTGTTGTGAGCCAACCAGGCAAATTCAAAATGGTCTTCTCTCCAGCCGACGGAAGCAAAGCCAAGGAGTGGGAGGTGTTCGATTTCCCTGGTGGTGGCTGTGGAATGGGAATGTACAATACTGACGAG TCCATCACTGGCTTCGCTCACAGCTGCTTCCAGTATGCCATTCAGAAGAAATGGCCTCTCTACTTGAGCACCAAGAACACCATCCTGAAGGCTTACGATGGCAGATTCAAGGACATTTTCGAGGATATCTATGAGAA AAACTACAAGTCCGAGTTTGACAAGCTGAAGATCTGGTATGAGCACAGGCTCATCGATGACATGGTGGCTCAGGTGCTCAAGTCTTCAGGTGCCTTTGTGTGGGCCTGCAAGAACTACGATGGAGATGTACAGTCTGACATCCTTGCTCAGG GTTTCGGTTCTCTGGGGTTGATGACCTCTGTGCTGGTGTGTCCTGATGGAAAGACCATTGAGGCCGAGGCCGCTCACGGCACAGTAACCAGGCATTATCGTGAGCACCAGAAG GGGAGGCCTACTAGCACTAACCCCATTGCCAGTATCTTTGCTTGGACCAGGGGACTGGAACACCGTGGCAAACTTGATGGAAACCCAGACCTGATCAA GTTCTCTCAGACTCTAGAACGAGTGTGCGTGGAGACTGTGGAGAGTGGCGTGATGACCAAGGATCTGGCTGGCTGCATTCATGGTCTCGCCAA CTGTAAGCTGAACGAGCATTACGTCAACACCACCGACTTCCTGGATGCCATCAAGACAAACCTGGACAAGGCTCTGGGCAAATGA